From the Kribbella sp. CA-293567 genome, the window CGGCGGCGCGCAGGCGCTGAAGAGCGAGGCGGCGCTCTTCCGCGCTGATCTTGGTGGTGCGCAGCTCGTCGACCGTCGTGGGCCGGGCGGACTTCCAGCTGTCGCCGGTGAGGATGCCCTCGCTGCGAGGGATCGCTACCGAGTGGACCAGCACGAGCACCAGCACGGCGCGGTCCACGGTCGAGAGGGGCTGCCAGCCCTGGGCCGTGAGGGTCTCGGCGATGTCGTCGGCGTAGCCCGCGGTCCAGTGGGTGCCGTCGACGTGCACCAGGGTGCGGCCGATGAGCTTCAGCATCTTCTGCACCTGACGGCGCAGCGTGACATCGCGAAGGCCGGCCAGTTGGACCTCGGCCACCGGATGGGCGGCGTACTGGACAGCGCTGAAAGCAGCCAGTACTTCGTCGCGGGTGCGGTCGCTGAGGTCTTGGAGGATGGGGTCGAAGAGCGCGTGCTGCTCGGTCATTCGTCCTCCTCCGTCGGGGTCGGCGTGGTGGGCAGCGGATCCGGATCCGGTACGACGGGCTGCGGCGGGGCGAGCACCGCGGCCGGCGGGTCAGGCAGGATGCGGCAGATCTCGCGAAGAGCGACAAGTTGCGTCGGACCCCAGGTGACGACTCGCGGACCCAGCCGCACTTCGCCGTCCTTCTCGTTCCAGAGCAGCCAGTTGGTGGCGTGCAGGCGGCGAAGACTGCCGATGATCAAGGTCAGGTCACTCGACTGCTCGGCGCGACCCCGCAGCCCGGCGTACACGGCTTTGACCTGGGCCAGCGTGCCGGTGACGCCGGGCCAGGCGGAGCCGCTGCGGTCGGGCCAGCAGCAGGCTACGCAGATCGAAAGGACCCGGGCGGTCTCGTTCGGCTGCTCGACGGCCACTGGAGGCATGCCGAGCTCCTCCAGGACACTGTGGCCGGCGCCGTCGGGCAGCGTGGGCAGCATCCACAAGGACGTGCCGTCCGGTTCGGCGGCACGGGCCAGTCCTGGGACGGCGGGCGTGTCCGCCGAGACCTGCAACGGCCCGGCGGATTGCACCTTCGCCCACCACAGAGCGTTGTAGCCGCGGCCACTCTCGACAGCCTCCGAGGGGCTCATCGCGTCACCCGCCGGAAGGAACCTTCGGTCGCCCACGGCGTCCCGGCTGACGGGTCGATCCGCATGCCGTCGCCCCACACCAGCTCGTAGTCCAGCTCGTCGTGCAGGTGAGCCGCGGTCAGCTCGGACAGCACCCGGCGGGCCGTCACCCAGTCACCCGCATCGTCGACCACGTCGACGATGCTCACGCTCGACTGGCCGGCCAGGATCCGCTCGGCCTGCGCGCGGAGATCCTCCCGATCCGTCGCGGCGGCAGACTCCGGCGCGTCGGTCTCCGACGAAGGGCGAGGCGGCGCCATTCGCGCTGTGCCGGTCCGGCGGCCGGACTCGACCGCCTCCAGCATGCTCTCCGGGGAGAAGTCCGGCGCCGCCGCGTCGAAGAGCAGCCCGTCCAGAACCCCAGCCAGTACGTCGGTGTCGCTGCCGCGGGTGAAGCTCAGCCAGGTCTCGATCGGCAGCAGCCCCAGCGCTCGCGTAGTACCGGCTCGCTCGACCAGTCGCCCAGCGGCAAGCTGCACCGCGTCGGCATAGGCGGCGAGCGACATCCGCAGTTGCGTGCAGACCTGGTGCAGTCCGGGCCAGCGCTCGAGCACGATGCGGTGGACCTTCTCGGCCTGCTCGATCAGCCGCTCGTTGCCCCAGGCGAGTTGCGCGTTCTCCCGGAGCTGAGCCGTCGTGCTGGTCGAGACCAGGATCGACAGCTCGTTGCCCAGCAGCCGGAAGACCTTGGTCAGCCGCTGGATCGACGCCTGCCCTTGGTCGGCCACAGCCTTCGGGTCGCTCACGCTGTGCGCTTCGAGAGTCAGCAACTGGTGCAGCTCGGCCTGACCGCCCTGCACCGACATCCGCTTGAGGAACATCAGCATCACGTACGGCGCGAAAGCCGCCCGGTGGCGCAGCTCGTTGGGCCGGTCGACCAGTTTGGTGATCGCGCCGTACTGCCGCAGCACCTCGAAGCGCCGCACGATCACGTCGTGCGGATACCCCCGGCAGGCGAGGGTGGCCTGCTCGACGGTCATCCCGTCGCTGCCCGCCTCGGCGAACGCGTCCAGGATCGCCTGGTCCACATCCAGCAGCTCGGGATCGACGATCATCGCGCCGGCCTCGCGGGCGAGCACGGCGAAGACCTGCCGGTAGACGCGCAGTACGGCCGCTTCGGCCTCCGCGTCCAGCAATGTCGCGTCCATCGTGACTCCTCCCGTGCCCGGCCGCCCCCGAAGACAGCCAGAGAACGGACTTTATCGACCGGGACCGAGCATCTGAAAACCGAGTGACGCCGAGGCTGTGGATATCTACCATCCGAAACATGATGAGACTGCTCGGCCAGCGCGTCCCCACGCCCTGGCCGACCCCCAGTGAGAGACCCGGTGCGGACGCCTGAGCGGCGATCCCCGGGACGCTTTCGCTGGTCTCATCCTCCGGAGTCACCTGATGACACCGTCGTTTCCCGACGCCCTGACCATCGGCGCGCAGCATCCCCGCGGCCGCGCCCTGCTCGCCGTCCGCAAGGACACGGTCCCCGGCCGGATCCTGGTCGAGGGGAGCTGGGAGCACAGCCGCCTGCTCAGCACCCCGACCACTGTCGACACCTTCTACTACTGTCCCGAGGCCTGCGCGCCACCGGACGAGGCAGCCGAGATCGCGGCCCGCGCGCGGGAGGTCTTCCGCATCTCGCCGAAGCTGCTCGCCAGGGTCAGCCGCAAGAGCAGATCGGACGGCCTGATCTCGATCGCCCGCCTCCCTGCCTGGCGGCCCAGCCTGCTCCGCCTCGGCGAGGACGCGTTGATCCTGGTCGCCGACGGGGTCGAGTACGCCGGCAATCTCGGCACCCTGATCCGCACCGTCGACGCGGCCAGCGCCGACTGTCTGGTCCTGACGAGCCGACGGGCGAAACTCACCCACCCCACCGTGTACGCCGCCAGCCGCGGCATGGTCCTGACCACGCCGGTGCTCGAGTTCCCGACGATCGCGGAGGCAGCGAGCTGGCTCAGGCAGCACCATTTCGACGTCCACCTAGCCGATCCCGCGGCGACCGGCAGCTACAAAACACCGGCGTACCGGGGACGGACGGCCTTCGTGGTCGGCTCGGAGGGCGCGGGACTGCACCGCAACTGGCATCAGCAGGGGTTCGGCAAGGTCTCGATCCCGATGCTCGGTCAGGCGGATTCGCTCAACGTCGCTCTCTCAGCGGGCATCCTGCTCTTCGAGGCCCGCGCCCGCAAGGAGGGGTGGTGAGCCGGTCGATCCACGCTCGATCAGCCGCACGTCGAGCGTGATCGGGTCGGCCGGATGGTCCTTGCCCTCGACCGTGCCCAGCAGCAGCCGGACGGCGATCGCCGCTTTGCGGGGGATGTCCTGCGCGATCGTCGTCAGCTTCGGCGTCACGTAAGCGCTCAGGTCGAGGTCGTCGAAGCCCAGCACGGAGACATCGCCGGGCACCGAGAAACCGCTCTCGCCCAGGCCCTCCATGATCCCGATCGCCAGGATGTCGGCGGTCGCGAACACGGCCGTCGCTTCCGGATGCTCGGACTTCAGCCGCCGCCCGAGCTCGCGACCGCCGGCATGCGTGGTGTTCGCCGTGACGAGTCGCTCCCGCCAGACCAGCCCGGCCTCGGCGAACGCGGCACGGAACCCGGAGTACCGCTCGTGCACCACGCCGACCCCGGAGAACGAGGGACTCGCGAACACGATCTCCCGATGCCCCAGTTCGAGCAGGTGCCGTGCGGCCAGCAGCGCACCCGTGTGGTCGTCGGACCGTACGCCGGTGGTCAGCGGGTTGGCCGAGTAGCTGTCGATCGCCAGCAACGACACCTTGCCGACCGTCCGCGGCGTGAGCCGGTCGATCTCCTCGTCCAGGAAACCGAGCAGCACCGCGCCGTCCAGACTCCACGACTGCAGCGCCTCGGCCACCTCGGCCGGCGCGGCGATCCCGCGCAGCAGCAGGTGGTAGCCGCCCTTGCGCAGCTCCCGCTCGATCTGCCCGACGATCGCCACGTTGTGCGGACTGATCATCAGGCTGTCCTCGTCGGCGGCCGGCACCAGCAGCCCGATCAGCCGCGACGACTTCGCCGCCAGGCTCCGGGCCGACGCGCTCGGCACGTAGCCGCGCTCGGCGACGATCCGCTCGATCCGCTCGATGGTGTCCTTCGAGACCCGGGCGCGCTTGCCGTTCACCACGTTGGAGACCGTCATCATGCTGACCCCGGCCTCGTCGGCGATGTCCTTCAGCGTGACCCGCACCAGCGGCTCCTCTCGATCGTCGCGGCCAGGATACGAGTGCGATCCCCCCATTGACACCCGGCCGGAACCGGCCTTACGGTCCCACCAAGGTGGAGCGCTAAACCTACCATGATCGAACGGAGTCCGGGTGAGCAGAGAACAGTGGTGGCGGGACGCGGCGATCTACCAGATCTACCCGCGCAGTTTCGCCGACGGAGACGGTGACGGGACCGGCGACCTGGCCGGCGTCCGGTCGCGGCTGCCCTATCTGAGCAGCCTCGGCATCGAGGCCATCTGGTTCACCCCGTGGTACCTGTCCCCGCTGGCCGACGGCGGGTACGACGTGGCCGACTACCGCACGATCGACCCGGCCTTCGGCACCGTCGAGGAGGCCGAGCTGCTGATCGCCGAGGCGGCCGACCGAGGCATCCGCACGATCATCGACATCGTTCCCAACCACGTCTCCAGTGAGCACGAGTGGTTCAAGCAGGCGCTGGAGGAAGGCCCGGGCTCGCCCGCGAGGGACCGGTTCTGGTTCCGCGGCGGGGAGGAGCTGCCGACCGACTGGGTCTCCAGCTTCTCCGGCGACACCTGGACCAGGACGAAGAACCCCGACGGTACGCCGGGGGAGTGGTACCTGCACCTCTTCACGCCCGACCAGCCCGACCTCAACTGGAACCACCCGGACGTCCGCCGCGAACACGAGGAGATCCTCAGGTTCTGGTTCGACCGGGGCGTCGCCGGGATCCGGATCGACTCGGCCACCATGCCGGTCAAGGACCCCAGCTTCCCGCAGTACGGCGAGACCGCCGAGCACCCGTACGTCGACCGCGACGAGCTGCACGACATCTACCGGTCCTGGCGCGCGATTGCCGACTCGTACGCCGAACCGCGGGTGCTGGTCGGCGAGATCTGGCTGGCCGACCCCCAGCGGTTCGCCCGCTACCTGCGGCCGGACGAGATGCACACCGCATTCAACTTCGACCTGATGGGCCGGCCCTGGCAAGCGGCCGAGCTGCGTGCGTCGATCGAGTCGACGCTGGCCGCCCACGCCCCGGTCGACGCGCCCGCGACCTGGGTGCTGTCGAATCACGACGTGACCCGGCCGGCCACCCGGTACGGGCGGGAGGACAGCTCGTTCTCGTTCCAGGACAAGCGGTTCGGCGTACCGACCGATCTGGCCAAGGCGCAACGCAGGGCCCGAGCGGCGGCTTTGCTGACGGCAGCGCTGCCCGGGTCGCTCTATGTCTACCAAGGTGACGAGCTCGGTCTGCCAGAGGTCGAGGACCTTCCGCTCGCCGCTCTCCAGGATCCGATCTTCCACCGCTCCGAAGGCGCGGACCCCGGCCGCGACGGCTGCCGCGTACCGTTGCCCTGGACAACGACCGGCCCGAGCTTCGGCTTCAACTCGCAAGGCTTCACCCCCTGGCTGCCGCAGCCCGCGGACTGGGGATCGCACTCGGTCGAGCGGCAGGAACGCGACTCCGGCTCGATGCTCACCCTGTACCGCGCGGCGCTGGCCGGCCGTCGCGACCTCGGCGCAAGTCCCTTCGACTGGCACGAACTCAACACCGGCGACGTCATCGCCTTCACCCGGGGACCCGGCTTCCTCTGCCTGGTCAACCTCGGCGACCAGGCGCTGGCCCTTCCGCAGTACGGCGAAGTGCTACTCGCCAGCACCGCCCTGACCGGCGACCGCCTTCCCACCGACGCAGCCGTCTGGCTGACCACGAAGTAGGAGAACCACGGATGAAACTCACTCCCATCGCCCTGGTGGTCGCGCTGGCCGCGAGCCTCACGGCCTGCTCGGGTTCGGACGACGCGGCGAGCCCGCCGAGCCCGGACGGACCGGTCTCGATCAAGGTCGCTCGCGACCCCGGCCTGGACAAGGGCGCGATCGCCGCCTTCGACGCGCGGGTCGCGCAGTTCGAGAAGGACAACCCGGCCATCGACGTCGTCCCGCAGGAGTACAACTGG encodes:
- a CDS encoding glycoside hydrolase family 13 protein, with the translated sequence MSREQWWRDAAIYQIYPRSFADGDGDGTGDLAGVRSRLPYLSSLGIEAIWFTPWYLSPLADGGYDVADYRTIDPAFGTVEEAELLIAEAADRGIRTIIDIVPNHVSSEHEWFKQALEEGPGSPARDRFWFRGGEELPTDWVSSFSGDTWTRTKNPDGTPGEWYLHLFTPDQPDLNWNHPDVRREHEEILRFWFDRGVAGIRIDSATMPVKDPSFPQYGETAEHPYVDRDELHDIYRSWRAIADSYAEPRVLVGEIWLADPQRFARYLRPDEMHTAFNFDLMGRPWQAAELRASIESTLAAHAPVDAPATWVLSNHDVTRPATRYGREDSSFSFQDKRFGVPTDLAKAQRRARAAALLTAALPGSLYVYQGDELGLPEVEDLPLAALQDPIFHRSEGADPGRDGCRVPLPWTTTGPSFGFNSQGFTPWLPQPADWGSHSVERQERDSGSMLTLYRAALAGRRDLGASPFDWHELNTGDVIAFTRGPGFLCLVNLGDQALALPQYGEVLLASTALTGDRLPTDAAVWLTTK
- a CDS encoding TrmH family RNA methyltransferase yields the protein MTPSFPDALTIGAQHPRGRALLAVRKDTVPGRILVEGSWEHSRLLSTPTTVDTFYYCPEACAPPDEAAEIAARAREVFRISPKLLARVSRKSRSDGLISIARLPAWRPSLLRLGEDALILVADGVEYAGNLGTLIRTVDAASADCLVLTSRRAKLTHPTVYAASRGMVLTTPVLEFPTIAEAASWLRQHHFDVHLADPAATGSYKTPAYRGRTAFVVGSEGAGLHRNWHQQGFGKVSIPMLGQADSLNVALSAGILLFEARARKEGW
- a CDS encoding LacI family DNA-binding transcriptional regulator yields the protein MRVTLKDIADEAGVSMMTVSNVVNGKRARVSKDTIERIERIVAERGYVPSASARSLAAKSSRLIGLLVPAADEDSLMISPHNVAIVGQIERELRKGGYHLLLRGIAAPAEVAEALQSWSLDGAVLLGFLDEEIDRLTPRTVGKVSLLAIDSYSANPLTTGVRSDDHTGALLAARHLLELGHREIVFASPSFSGVGVVHERYSGFRAAFAEAGLVWRERLVTANTTHAGGRELGRRLKSEHPEATAVFATADILAIGIMEGLGESGFSVPGDVSVLGFDDLDLSAYVTPKLTTIAQDIPRKAAIAVRLLLGTVEGKDHPADPITLDVRLIERGSTGSPPLLAGAGLEEQDAR